One genomic region from Candidatus Acidiferrales bacterium encodes:
- a CDS encoding PIN domain-containing protein, with the protein MRNLFVDTAGWVACADAGDPSHGSACEARDAVLEQGALLVTTDYVMDETLTLIRMRLGLPAARAWWEQVEGSSRVRWEWVGMERAEKARKAFFRFRDKNYSFTDCTSFVVMQELRLKVALTTDRHFG; encoded by the coding sequence ATGAGAAATCTTTTCGTTGACACTGCGGGCTGGGTGGCCTGCGCCGACGCCGGGGATCCGTCGCACGGGTCCGCGTGTGAGGCGCGCGATGCGGTGCTGGAGCAGGGCGCGTTGTTGGTAACGACGGATTACGTCATGGACGAAACGCTGACGCTCATCCGGATGCGTCTGGGCTTGCCGGCCGCAAGAGCATGGTGGGAGCAGGTCGAAGGCAGTTCGCGGGTACGGTGGGAATGGGTCGGGATGGAGCGCGCGGAGAAGGCGCGAAAGGCGTTCTTTCGCTTCCGTGACAAGAATTACTCCTTCACGGACTGCACGAGCTTCGTGGTGATGCAGGAATTGCGGCTCAAAGTGGCGCTGACCACGGACCGCCATTTCGGCC